The Candidatus Stygibacter australis genome contains a region encoding:
- a CDS encoding LamG-like jellyroll fold domain-containing protein, translating to MGKMNLIIVVLMALIVGGNLSSLHNSLSKITDSLDHSLENMQTEMLGAYALSYGMLKLQEGDVILGEEGQTWHTPQFAVCMGEIDSICYTPMAGDTIEVIPYIKNWQTGHSVASSSRALIDFFITQPEDQIAYYTMDEGSGTTLTDLSELGNDGSLINMDDSNWVDGVNDGTALTFDGEEDYVDLGTDVTQDYEGMLTVSAWVKLEQDGPVDFGNIITENSDNLGNQITGYTLRTKAKFVGHPYVEYEFIVTTLNGKENVLLVVDEDQMDLVGWHYVVGILNMEAQQIMVGVVDVDLWAIDNISATGMPVKSEDSVLTIGHIVGAPNGNGRKSGVTGDIDSMRSIADVMTIDQLQQLMTYDGVKMPKLVDWKI from the coding sequence ATGGGAAAAATGAATTTAATCATAGTTGTACTCATGGCTTTAATAGTCGGTGGCAATTTAAGCAGCTTGCATAATAGTTTATCAAAGATCACTGATTCTTTAGATCACAGCCTTGAGAATATGCAAACGGAAATGCTGGGAGCTTATGCTCTCAGTTATGGCATGCTGAAATTGCAGGAAGGTGATGTAATTCTTGGTGAAGAAGGACAAACCTGGCACACACCTCAATTTGCCGTATGTATGGGTGAGATTGACAGTATATGTTATACTCCAATGGCAGGTGATACCATAGAAGTGATACCCTATATCAAGAACTGGCAAACCGGTCATTCGGTGGCTTCCTCATCCAGGGCATTAATAGATTTTTTCATTACTCAGCCAGAAGATCAAATTGCCTATTATACCATGGACGAAGGTAGCGGAACCACATTGACGGATCTATCAGAACTGGGGAATGATGGAAGCCTGATCAATATGGATGACAGCAACTGGGTAGATGGGGTTAATGATGGAACAGCGCTGACATTTGATGGAGAAGAGGACTACGTGGATCTGGGTACAGATGTTACCCAGGATTATGAAGGAATGTTAACAGTGTCAGCCTGGGTGAAGCTTGAACAAGATGGACCAGTGGACTTTGGTAATATCATCACGGAAAATTCAGATAATCTGGGTAATCAGATTACGGGATATACTTTACGTACTAAGGCAAAATTTGTGGGACATCCTTATGTGGAATATGAGTTCATCGTAACTACATTAAATGGTAAAGAAAATGTCCTCCTAGTAGTAGATGAAGATCAGATGGATCTTGTTGGCTGGCACTATGTAGTAGGAATATTGAATATGGAAGCGCAGCAGATAATGGTAGGCGTAGTTGATGTTGACCTTTGGGCGATAGATAATATTAGTGCCACCGGTATGCCGGTAAAAAGTGAAGATAGTGTGCTTACCATTGGTCATATAGTGGGTGCACCGAATGGTAATGGTAGAAAATCAGGAGTGACAGGTGACATTGATTCCATGCGCTCAATAGCAGATGTGATGACAATAGATCAATTACAGCAATTGATGACCTATGATGGAGTGAAAATGCCAAAATTAGTTGACTGGAAGATATAG
- a CDS encoding GspE/PulE family protein, producing the protein MVSKGNQKLMDALRVRHQVDPQLLAEAEQRLQESGERTPQQLARILFSEFNIPHDHIYGTLAELYAFQRISITVEQVDEKTQQHTKEILQEIPEELRNKLLYNKILPFKVITRNREILQILAADPTTKQVLEIPGQTRFKRYEVIYCPLAILNDIINLISPRKNEFLDLLEETGEMLMDEDSSNQIEVNEEELDATINKSRLVNLFEGCLIEAVRTNVSDVHIIPSGKSSVDLFFRIDGKLQLWHRQESTPPEALAAVVKDRSVGIDRFERDAPQDGFAQRTVDQTIIRFRVSVIPIVSSEYERRFESIVIRVIDDRKVITDFKKLGFQRQAEEEFFKSINTSRGIIIVTGPTGSGKSTTLMAALHHIIDPTKNILTCEDPVEYVIRGARQLKIGYKMTFDQAIRSILRHDPDVVMVGEIRDRKTAELAVKLANTGHLTLSTLHTNDAPSAISRLFKMGIEPFLLAYSINIIIAQRLVRRLCQHCRTLLEESKWPAALEFGIKQEDLDAGIIYEANPKGCPKCHSGYKGRTNIAEALYFYPEIRESIITSGDEIDEEKVKRIAQAKGMLTMRQSGLERIREGITTLTEVAYATSEE; encoded by the coding sequence ATGGTAAGTAAAGGTAATCAGAAGCTCATGGATGCATTAAGGGTTCGCCATCAGGTTGACCCTCAATTGCTTGCTGAAGCAGAGCAGAGATTACAAGAAAGTGGTGAGAGAACTCCCCAGCAACTGGCACGGATATTATTTTCAGAATTTAATATCCCTCATGACCATATCTATGGAACCTTAGCAGAATTATATGCTTTTCAGCGAATATCTATAACGGTGGAACAGGTTGATGAGAAGACACAACAGCATACAAAGGAAATCCTGCAGGAGATACCTGAGGAATTAAGAAATAAATTATTATATAATAAGATATTACCATTTAAAGTGATAACGAGGAATAGAGAGATACTTCAGATACTGGCAGCGGATCCGACAACGAAGCAGGTGCTGGAAATACCCGGACAGACCAGGTTCAAGCGTTATGAAGTAATATATTGTCCACTTGCGATATTGAATGATATTATTAATCTGATATCGCCTCGCAAGAATGAATTTCTTGATCTGCTGGAAGAAACCGGTGAAATGCTGATGGATGAGGATAGCAGCAATCAGATCGAGGTGAATGAAGAAGAACTTGATGCAACAATCAATAAAAGCCGTCTGGTAAATTTGTTTGAGGGTTGTCTGATCGAGGCTGTAAGAACTAATGTCAGCGATGTTCATATTATTCCGAGTGGTAAGTCATCAGTTGATCTTTTTTTCAGAATAGATGGTAAACTGCAATTATGGCATAGACAGGAATCCACTCCTCCAGAGGCGCTGGCAGCTGTTGTGAAAGACCGATCAGTTGGAATAGATAGATTTGAGCGTGATGCACCACAGGATGGATTTGCTCAAAGAACAGTTGACCAGACCATTATCCGTTTTAGGGTAAGCGTGATCCCTATAGTGAGCAGCGAATATGAGCGAAGGTTTGAAAGTATAGTTATCCGGGTTATTGATGATCGTAAGGTGATCACAGATTTTAAGAAGCTGGGATTCCAGAGACAGGCAGAAGAGGAATTCTTTAAATCTATCAATACTTCCCGAGGGATAATTATAGTAACAGGGCCGACCGGAAGCGGAAAGAGCACTACTTTGATGGCAGCATTGCATCATATAATAGACCCCACGAAGAATATCTTAACCTGTGAAGATCCGGTTGAATATGTGATCAGGGGAGCACGTCAGTTAAAGATCGGCTATAAGATGACCTTTGATCAGGCAATCCGGTCGATATTACGTCATGATCCTGATGTAGTAATGGTGGGTGAGATCAGAGATAGGAAGACTGCTGAGTTAGCAGTTAAACTGGCAAATACTGGTCATCTAACATTATCAACCTTACATACAAATGATGCGCCAAGTGCTATTTCCCGACTTTTTAAGATGGGAATTGAACCTTTTTTATTAGCATATTCAATTAATATAATAATTGCCCAGCGACTGGTTCGAAGATTGTGTCAGCATTGCCGTACACTGCTGGAAGAGAGTAAATGGCCAGCAGCACTGGAATTTGGAATTAAACAGGAAGATCTGGATGCAGGGATCATCTATGAGGCAAACCCCAAGGGTTGTCCCAAATGCCACAGTGGATATAAGGGTAGAACCAATATTGCTGAGGCGCTATATTTCTATCCTGAGATAAGAGAATCGATCATTACCTCAGGGGATGAAATTGATGAAGAGAAAGTGAAACGGATAGCTCAGGCAAAGGGTATGCTGACGATGCGTCAATCAGGATTAGAGAGAATTCGTGAAGGGATCACAACACTTACGGAAGTTGCTTATGCAACTTCGGAGGAATAA
- a CDS encoding type II secretion system F family protein produces MIKEFRFKGLTPQGRLIQGTVLGQSKRDAKRQIDEVAKRNNVKITDINQKLKFRYSIKLPGKKKKIQGIQSAYSKMEVAEALQKMGYRNFRIEPVMEFLRAKPSSQEVQMFIKLSANMLRDKMSFGKILGVLIEEQSNVVLKESLQQIEQQLKKGQEGKEVFKRYIDVFGKFPAYMLGLATKSGNMADIFEATNKFIERDNEIQKNLKKALVSPMFAVAATLGAVGYYVMEIFPSTASMFDKFGIELPPLTKFTLEMSDWLIASWWIILLAIMIPVIAIMRWWATPKGMIFRDKLIIKIPVLGPIIHKTSIEIYFRVFATIYAGSADNIETIRTSSEACRNKYMEREIKEITIPQMLKEGEGFVPAMEAAGIFPKTVITRLRSGSETGNILQSAVQIASFYEAETTYKMDSIIEYTSTLIGLFIAIVISFLTMVSAEIATVSPPMPGVG; encoded by the coding sequence ATGATCAAAGAATTTCGCTTTAAAGGATTGACGCCGCAAGGAAGATTGATACAGGGAACTGTATTGGGACAAAGTAAGCGGGACGCCAAGCGTCAAATAGATGAAGTAGCTAAGAGAAATAACGTAAAGATCACTGATATAAATCAGAAATTGAAATTCCGCTATTCGATCAAGTTACCTGGTAAGAAGAAGAAGATCCAGGGAATTCAAAGTGCCTACAGCAAGATGGAAGTGGCAGAGGCACTTCAGAAGATGGGTTATCGTAATTTCCGGATCGAACCGGTCATGGAATTCCTGCGAGCTAAACCATCTTCTCAAGAGGTTCAGATGTTCATCAAGTTAAGTGCAAATATGCTGCGGGACAAGATGAGCTTTGGTAAAATACTGGGAGTATTGATCGAGGAGCAATCCAATGTAGTATTGAAGGAAAGTTTACAGCAGATCGAGCAGCAATTGAAGAAGGGTCAAGAGGGTAAGGAAGTATTTAAGCGCTATATAGATGTATTCGGTAAATTTCCTGCTTATATGCTGGGACTGGCAACTAAGAGTGGAAATATGGCAGATATTTTCGAGGCGACGAATAAATTTATAGAGCGAGATAATGAGATACAGAAAAACCTGAAGAAGGCACTGGTATCACCGATGTTTGCCGTGGCAGCCACATTGGGAGCTGTGGGTTATTATGTAATGGAAATATTTCCTTCCACGGCGAGTATGTTTGACAAATTTGGTATAGAATTACCACCATTAACAAAGTTTACATTGGAAATGAGTGATTGGCTGATAGCGAGCTGGTGGATAATATTATTAGCTATCATGATCCCTGTTATAGCAATAATGCGCTGGTGGGCAACTCCTAAAGGAATGATATTTCGTGATAAATTAATTATTAAAATCCCAGTATTGGGACCAATAATTCATAAGACAAGTATTGAGATATATTTCAGGGTATTTGCAACGATATATGCTGGATCAGCAGATAATATAGAGACGATCCGAACGTCATCAGAAGCGTGCAGAAATAAGTATATGGAGCGTGAGATCAAGGAGATAACGATTCCTCAGATGCTTAAGGAAGGCGAGGGATTCGTGCCGGCGATGGAAGCTGCAGGGATTTTCCCGAAGACGGTTATAACGCGATTACGCTCAGGATCAGAGACGGGAAATATTTTGCAGAGTGCGGTGCAGATAGCTTCTTTTTACGAAGCTGAGACTACATACAAAATGGATAGTATCATAGAATATACCTCCACGCTCATCGGTTTATTCATAGCCATTGTAATATCCTTTCTGACAATGGTATCAGCAGAAATCGCAACAGTTTCCCCACCAATGCCAGGGGTTGGTTAA
- a CDS encoding sigma-54 dependent transcriptional regulator: MKFNAGNYRILLVDDDLTALELFAEYLGSEFQVETASSAQKALDKLSSGEYHLVITDLVMPGIDGLQLIEKIKEQWEEISIIVISGQATVRTAVDAMKAGAEELVMKPVTDLDLLSILIRRVLHKKWLQTENKRLNNLLGNDETGSKILGSSREMQHLLSKINKIAPLETTILLTGETGVGKSFLAQIIHEKSQRSEHKFVSINCGALTETLLESSLFGHKRGAFTGAVKDKIGLFEEANRGTLFLDEVSETSGSFQVKLLNAIERGVIRNVGGEKEISVDVRLIFATNRDLRKAVEKGSFRKDLFFRINVINLHIPSLRERKEDILMMAKVFLHEVCEKYNLPKLHLSKDSQKILKENRWEGNIRELKNSIEHAAVMCDGDEILPENLPDHFQQEIDTMECIEEGDGYKIARENFERKYFNSLLRKNRGNVTITARDSGLARQCVYRKLESLGIDPQKHRGSN; the protein is encoded by the coding sequence ATGAAGTTTAATGCGGGAAATTACCGGATTTTACTGGTAGATGATGATCTGACGGCACTGGAATTATTTGCCGAATATTTAGGCAGTGAATTTCAGGTGGAAACGGCATCATCAGCTCAGAAAGCATTAGATAAACTAAGTTCTGGAGAATATCATCTGGTTATCACGGATCTTGTGATGCCGGGAATAGACGGATTACAGTTAATAGAAAAGATCAAGGAGCAATGGGAAGAAATCTCTATCATAGTGATCAGTGGTCAGGCTACAGTGCGCACAGCAGTAGATGCCATGAAAGCCGGGGCCGAAGAGCTGGTAATGAAGCCAGTTACTGACCTGGATCTGCTATCGATATTAATACGCAGAGTATTGCATAAGAAGTGGCTGCAGACGGAAAATAAAAGGTTAAATAACTTACTGGGAAATGATGAAACAGGCAGCAAGATACTTGGCTCTAGCAGGGAGATGCAGCACTTATTAAGTAAAATAAATAAGATAGCACCACTTGAGACAACAATTTTATTGACAGGAGAGACGGGAGTAGGTAAGAGTTTCCTTGCTCAGATCATTCACGAGAAGAGTCAGCGGAGTGAACATAAATTTGTGAGTATAAATTGCGGAGCATTGACAGAGACGTTGTTGGAGAGTTCTCTTTTTGGACATAAGAGGGGAGCATTCACGGGTGCTGTGAAGGATAAGATAGGTTTATTTGAGGAAGCCAATAGAGGAACTTTATTTCTGGATGAGGTAAGTGAGACATCAGGCTCATTCCAGGTGAAGTTATTAAACGCCATTGAACGGGGAGTGATCCGTAATGTTGGGGGAGAAAAGGAGATAAGTGTTGACGTGAGATTGATATTTGCCACAAATAGAGACTTGCGCAAAGCAGTGGAGAAAGGCAGCTTTAGAAAGGATCTGTTTTTTAGGATCAATGTGATAAATCTGCATATACCTTCACTGAGAGAGCGTAAAGAGGATATTTTGATGATGGCAAAAGTCTTTTTGCATGAAGTGTGCGAAAAGTATAATCTACCTAAGCTGCACTTAAGTAAAGATTCTCAGAAAATATTGAAAGAGAATAGATGGGAGGGAAATATCAGGGAATTAAAGAACAGTATTGAACATGCAGCTGTGATGTGTGATGGTGATGAGATATTGCCTGAGAATCTGCCTGATCATTTCCAGCAGGAAATAGATACAATGGAGTGTATTGAAGAAGGTGATGGATATAAGATTGCCAGAGAGAATTTTGAAAGAAAATATTTTAATAGCTTACTTCGAAAAAACCGAGGTAATGTGACAATAACAGCCCGGGACAGTGGTTTAGCCCGGCAATGCGTCTATCGTAAATTAGAGAGTCTGGGGATTGATCCTCAAAAACATCGAGGTTCCAATTAA
- a CDS encoding ATP-binding protein: protein MQIDINMELLRYQRLASLGRDLEGFMHNTAGPLNIIMGYVQILQNKYPDEKGLERIRVAGVEINNELQELSSYLEEVQYEPFTDININKLILNKLELFRSNSEFKHNIESAAELDENLPLVRGAYGDIVICLDVLLVNAILAVQEEMIMKIVIHTDIVQVNDRNYVRICVRDTGIGLKEELLKKYFELGFSDWSGEELSDGVGLSLAQYIIGRIGGLITLENSDGVGAIARIFLPLKEQNEV, encoded by the coding sequence ATGCAGATAGATATTAACATGGAGCTTTTAAGATATCAGCGCTTAGCGAGCCTGGGCAGGGATCTGGAAGGATTTATGCATAATACTGCAGGACCATTGAATATAATCATGGGTTATGTTCAAATTCTGCAGAATAAATATCCGGATGAGAAAGGACTGGAAAGAATCAGGGTAGCAGGTGTTGAGATCAATAATGAGCTTCAGGAATTGAGCAGTTATCTGGAAGAGGTGCAATATGAGCCATTTACAGATATCAATATCAATAAACTAATCTTGAATAAGCTGGAATTATTTCGTTCTAATAGCGAATTTAAGCATAATATAGAGTCTGCTGCTGAATTGGATGAGAACTTACCATTGGTGAGAGGAGCATATGGAGATATCGTGATCTGCCTGGATGTGTTATTAGTGAATGCAATACTGGCAGTTCAGGAAGAGATGATAATGAAAATAGTGATTCACACTGATATAGTGCAAGTAAATGATCGAAATTATGTGAGGATATGTGTGCGGGATACTGGAATCGGCTTAAAGGAAGAACTGCTGAAGAAATATTTTGAATTGGGTTTCAGTGACTGGTCAGGAGAAGAATTAAGTGATGGCGTAGGACTTTCCCTGGCGCAATATATAATTGGCAGAATTGGGGGATTGATAACACTTGAAAATAGTGACGGTGTTGGAGCCATAGCAAGGATATTTTTACCTTTAAAGGAGCAAAATGAAGTTTAA